Proteins found in one Actinokineospora alba genomic segment:
- a CDS encoding peptide chain release factor 3: protein MTAASPVTASTSDVVWEAGRRRTFAVISHPDAGKSTLTEALALHAKVISEAGAVHGKAGRRGVVSDWMEMERSRGISITSAALQFSYGDSVINLLDTPGHADFSEDTYRVLSAVDCAVMLLDAAKGLEPQTLKLFDVCRHRGIPVITFINKWDRPGMDALRLCDELVERIGLQPMPLTWPVGDAGHFRGVVDRRDGNFIRYSRTAGGATAAGEERLDPSAAAEAEGAEWSRAVEEADLLAETGGEFDLDRFLEASATPVLFGSAVLNFGVRHLLDLLVELAPRPAPRLDVKDRPRPLESPFSAFVFKVQTGMDPSHRDQVAFARVCSGMFERGMVVTNSTTGKPFATKYVQQVFGRERTTLDSAFPGDVIGLVNATSLRVGDTLYADKPAVRYPGLPSFAPAHFAVARPADLSRAKQFRKGVDQLESEGVIQILRSLRRGDGAPVFAAVGPMQFEVATHRMDAEFKSPVRLEPLPYSVVRRLADPKQRSIVDGGTRSEVLTRTDGVDLALFIDATAMGVMRRLNPEILLEPLVASTD from the coding sequence ATGACCGCCGCCAGTCCGGTGACCGCCTCGACCTCGGATGTGGTGTGGGAAGCGGGCCGCCGCCGCACGTTCGCGGTGATCAGCCACCCCGACGCGGGCAAGTCGACGCTCACCGAGGCCCTGGCGCTGCACGCCAAGGTCATCTCGGAGGCGGGCGCGGTCCACGGCAAGGCCGGGCGGCGCGGCGTCGTGTCGGACTGGATGGAGATGGAACGCTCCCGCGGGATCTCCATCACGTCGGCGGCCCTGCAGTTCTCCTACGGCGACTCGGTCATCAACCTGCTCGACACCCCCGGTCACGCGGACTTCTCCGAGGACACCTACCGGGTTCTGTCCGCCGTGGACTGCGCGGTCATGCTGCTCGACGCCGCGAAGGGGCTGGAGCCGCAGACGCTGAAGCTGTTCGACGTGTGTCGGCACCGGGGGATTCCGGTCATCACGTTCATCAACAAGTGGGACCGGCCGGGCATGGACGCGCTGCGTCTGTGTGACGAGCTGGTGGAGCGGATCGGTCTGCAGCCGATGCCCCTGACCTGGCCTGTCGGCGACGCGGGTCACTTCCGTGGTGTGGTGGACCGCCGCGACGGCAACTTCATCCGTTACTCCCGCACCGCGGGTGGGGCGACCGCGGCGGGGGAGGAGCGGCTCGATCCTTCCGCTGCGGCGGAGGCCGAGGGTGCGGAGTGGAGTCGGGCTGTTGAGGAGGCCGACCTGCTGGCCGAGACCGGTGGGGAGTTCGACCTCGACCGGTTCCTTGAGGCCTCGGCGACGCCGGTGCTGTTCGGGTCGGCGGTGTTGAACTTCGGGGTGCGGCATCTGCTGGACTTGCTCGTTGAGCTGGCGCCTCGGCCGGCGCCTCGGCTGGATGTGAAGGACCGGCCGCGGCCGCTGGAGTCGCCGTTCTCGGCGTTCGTGTTCAAGGTGCAGACGGGGATGGACCCGTCGCACCGGGATCAGGTGGCGTTCGCTCGGGTGTGTTCGGGGATGTTCGAGCGGGGGATGGTCGTCACGAACTCGACTACCGGGAAGCCGTTCGCGACGAAGTATGTGCAGCAGGTGTTCGGGCGTGAGCGCACCACTTTGGACAGTGCGTTTCCTGGTGATGTGATCGGGCTCGTCAACGCTACTTCGCTGAGGGTTGGCGACACTCTTTACGCCGACAAGCCTGCCGTGCGGTATCCGGGGCTGCCTAGTTTCGCGCCTGCGCACTTCGCTGTGGCGCGGCCTGCTGATCTGAGTCGGGCGAAGCAGTTCCGCAAGGGTGTGGATCAGTTGGAGTCTGAGGGTGTGATTCAGATTCTTCGGTCTCTGCGGCGGGGTGATGGGGCGCCGGTGTTCGCTGCTGTGGGGCCTATGCAGTTTGAGGTTGCTACGCATCGGATGGATGCTGAGTTCAAATCGCCTGTTCGTCTTGAGCCGCTGCCTTACTCGGTGGTGCGTCGTCTGGCTGATCCTAAGCAGCGGTCCATTGTGGATGGTGGGACTCGTAGTGAGGTCTTGACTCGGACTGATGGGGTGGATTTGGCGTTGTTCATCGACGCTACTGCTATGGGTGTGATGCGGCGGCTTAATCCTGAGATTCTGCTTGAGCCGTTGGTGGCCAGCACCGATTGA
- a CDS encoding ribonuclease J yields the protein MARISAPPPPLEPGALRVLALGGLGEIGRNMTVFEHEGKLLIVDCGVLFPEEHQPGVDVILPDWSCIRDRLHEVVALVLTHGHEDHIGAVPYLLRERPDIPIVGSRLTLSLLAAKLVEHRIKPVLVEVKEGEHLTKGPFDLEFLAVNHSIPDGLAIAIRTQAGLVLHTGDFKMDQFPLDKRITDLRGFARLGEEGVDLFLTDSTNADVPGFTMSERDLAPAINEVFRTTPRRVIVSSFASHVHRIQQILDAAAEHGRKVAFVGRSMVRNMAVATELGYLNVPPGLVVDVKAMDGMAPNKVTLVCTGSQGEPMAALSRMATGDHHMITIEEGDTVLLASSLIPGNENAIYRVINGLTDLGANVVHKGNAKVHVSGHASAGELVYCYNIVQPSNVMPVHGEARHLRANAELAVRTGVARERVLIAADGNVVDLQDGLASITGKIKLHYVYVDGQTVGGVTEASLAQRRTLGEEGVITVVAIIDMETGGLAEEPDYIAHGFEHDTETFRPATSAIEKALAGAAEREVKDLEELEKIISREVRQWAQRSYKRRPVVIPVVIEA from the coding sequence ATGGCCCGTATCTCCGCCCCGCCCCCACCACTGGAACCGGGTGCCCTCCGGGTACTCGCCTTGGGCGGGCTCGGTGAGATCGGCCGGAACATGACCGTGTTCGAGCACGAGGGCAAGCTGCTCATCGTCGACTGCGGTGTCCTGTTCCCCGAGGAGCACCAGCCCGGTGTGGACGTCATCCTCCCCGACTGGAGCTGCATCCGCGACCGCCTCCACGAGGTCGTCGCCCTGGTGCTGACCCACGGCCACGAGGACCACATCGGCGCCGTCCCCTACCTGCTGCGTGAGCGCCCCGACATCCCGATCGTCGGGTCCCGGCTGACGCTGAGCCTGCTCGCCGCGAAGCTCGTCGAGCACCGCATCAAGCCGGTCCTGGTCGAGGTGAAGGAAGGCGAACACCTCACCAAAGGCCCGTTCGACCTGGAGTTCCTCGCCGTCAACCACTCCATCCCGGACGGCCTCGCCATCGCCATCCGCACCCAGGCAGGCCTGGTCCTGCACACCGGCGACTTCAAGATGGACCAGTTCCCGCTCGACAAGCGGATCACCGACCTGCGCGGCTTCGCCCGCCTCGGCGAGGAAGGGGTCGACCTGTTCCTCACCGACTCCACCAACGCCGACGTGCCCGGCTTCACCATGTCCGAACGCGACCTGGCCCCGGCGATCAACGAGGTGTTCCGCACCACGCCGCGCCGGGTCATCGTCTCCAGCTTCGCCAGCCACGTGCACCGCATCCAGCAGATCCTCGACGCCGCCGCGGAGCACGGCCGCAAGGTCGCGTTCGTCGGCCGGTCGATGGTCCGCAACATGGCCGTCGCGACCGAGCTGGGCTACCTGAACGTCCCGCCCGGCCTCGTCGTCGACGTCAAGGCCATGGACGGGATGGCGCCGAACAAGGTGACGCTGGTCTGCACCGGCTCCCAGGGCGAGCCGATGGCCGCCCTGTCGCGGATGGCCACCGGCGACCACCACATGATCACCATCGAGGAAGGCGACACGGTCCTGCTGGCCAGCTCGCTGATCCCCGGCAACGAGAACGCCATCTACCGGGTCATCAACGGCCTGACCGACCTCGGCGCGAACGTCGTCCACAAGGGCAACGCGAAGGTCCACGTCTCCGGCCACGCCAGCGCGGGCGAGCTCGTCTACTGCTACAACATCGTGCAGCCCTCCAACGTCATGCCGGTGCACGGCGAGGCCCGCCACCTGCGGGCCAACGCCGAACTCGCGGTCCGGACCGGGGTCGCCCGCGAACGGGTCCTCATCGCCGCCGACGGCAACGTCGTCGACCTGCAGGACGGGCTCGCCTCGATCACCGGGAAGATCAAACTGCACTATGTCTACGTCGACGGGCAGACCGTCGGCGGCGTCACCGAGGCCTCTCTGGCGCAGCGCCGCACCCTCGGTGAGGAAGGCGTCATCACCGTCGTCGCCATCATCGACATGGAGACCGGCGGCCTCGCCGAGGAACCCGACTACATCGCCCACGGCTTCGAGCACGACACCGAGACCTTCCGGCCCGCCACGTCCGCCATCGAGAAGGCCCTCGCCGGGGCCGCGGAACGCGAAGTGAAGGACCTCGAGGAACTCGAGAAGATCATCAGCCGCGAGGTCAGGCAGTGGGCGCAGCGCAGCTACAAGCGCCGACCGGTCGTCATCCCCGTGGTCATCGAGGCCTGA
- a CDS encoding DoxX family protein, translating to MSTPYVVVTLVAAAMAAFSAVASFLNLGFAVASLVEYGVPRSWWPWLGAAKAAGAVGLVVGLFVPVIGVLAAIGLVLYFAGAVITVVRAGRYAHIPFPVLYLAPPAASLVLA from the coding sequence ATGTCCACCCCGTACGTCGTTGTCACCCTGGTCGCCGCCGCCATGGCGGCGTTCTCGGCGGTCGCCAGCTTCCTGAATCTCGGCTTCGCCGTGGCGTCCTTGGTCGAGTACGGGGTGCCGCGGTCGTGGTGGCCGTGGCTCGGTGCGGCGAAGGCCGCGGGGGCTGTGGGCCTGGTGGTGGGCCTGTTCGTGCCGGTCATCGGGGTGCTCGCGGCCATCGGGTTGGTGCTGTACTTCGCCGGGGCCGTGATCACGGTGGTCCGGGCGGGCCGGTACGCGCACATTCCGTTTCCGGTGCTGTACCTGGCCCCGCCCGCCGCTTCGCTGGTGCTGGCCTGA